Proteins encoded in a region of the Alosa sapidissima isolate fAloSap1 chromosome 19, fAloSap1.pri, whole genome shotgun sequence genome:
- the susd4 gene encoding sushi domain-containing protein 4, producing the protein MYHHVSMLKESFLFRCNLPRIQFCLLAAILLHEVLTASDVTVVGQQICGDPGFLEHGSRTPSSGVFFVNAVARYRCMDGFRLKGPAKVVCVRFNNGSVGWRPSHRPVCLQEDCLPPYIEDANVSNHTYRPGDILSVSCHEGFQIRYPDMDNMVSICQDDGTWDNQPTCQGCLRPLINPHSYMNLSETQFSVPVGTVVQYHCFPGYKLEGAEMMECMYNLIWSSTPPRCLDVEVCPLPPMLEHGDYMCHPQPCDRYIHGTVVEFYCDPGYSLANDYKYITCQYGEWFPHLHVHCIKTEPTWPGFQDSLLTKWRVGAFTASGVLLALLLVMIVKVTQFQCKPQWSLRDQDQDLRDQNIVVVDGVPVLLPTYEEAVGSAALPPQRIAPPVSLEDILQAEEPQPPEYPGHSETPSRAPIDTSECETYESFSDNSECVQSTQASSSNAGGMNNPSERTNMVSSIEETASTSPSVDIADEIPLVEDGTDES; encoded by the exons ATGTATCATCATGTCAGTATGCTAAAAGAATCATTTTTATTTCGATGCAACCTTCCCCGAATACAGTTTTGTTTGCTCGCAGCTATTCTTCTACATGAAGTGTTGACAGCTTCAGACGTAACCGTAGTAG gtcAACAAATCTGTGGGGACCCTGGCTTCCTTGAGCATGGCAGCCGGACACCAAGCTCAGGTGTATTCTTTGTTAATGCAGTGGCCAGATACCGCTGTATGGACGGGTTCAGACTCAAGGGACCAGCTAAGGTTGTTTGCGTCCGATTCAATAATGGATCAGTTGGCTGGAGACCGAGCCACAGACCAGTGTGTCTACAAGAAG ATTGTCTTCCTCCCTATATAGAAGATGCAAATGTGTCCAATCACACCTACAGACCTGGAGATATCCTAAGTGTTAGCTGCCATGAGGGCTTTCAGATTCGCTACCCTGATATGGACAACATGGTTTCTATCTGTCAGGATGATGGGACGTGGGATAATCAACCTACTTGTCAAG GCTGCTTGCGTCCACTGATCAACCCACATAGCTACATGAACCTGTCAGAAACACAGTTTTCTGTTCCAGTTGGAACTGTGGTGCAATACCACTGTTTCCCTGGTTACAAACTAGAGGGTGCAGAGATGATGGAATGCATGTATAACCTTATCTGGTCGAGTACACCACCCAGATGCCTTGACGTGGAGG TGTGTCCCCTGCCCCCAATGTTAGAGCACGGAGATTACATGTGTCACCCACAACCTTGTGATCGGTACATCCATGGGACAGTGGTAGAGTTCTACTGTGACCCTGGCTACTCCCTAGCAAATGATTACAAGTACATAACTTGTCAATATGGGGAGTGGTTTCCTCACCTGCACGTCCATTGCATTAAAACAG AACCCACCTGGCCTGGTTTTCAGGACAGCCTCCTGACCAAGTGGCGAGTGGGGGCGTTCACTGCCTCTGGTGTTCTGCTGGCTTTGCTCCTGGTCATGATAGTAAAGGTGACGCAGTTCCAGTGCAAGCCTCAGTGGAGCTTACG GGATCAAGACCAGGATCTCAGAGACCAGAACATTGTTGTAGTGGATGGTGTCCCAGTGCTGCTTCCTACCTATGAGGAAGCAGTGGGTAGCGCAGCCCTTCCTCCCCAGAGGATTGCGCCTCCAGTCAGCCTAGAGGACATACTGCAGGCGGAGGAGCCACAGCCTCCTGAGTACCCAGGACACAGCGAGACTCCGAGCAGAGCTCCCATAGACACCAGTGAATGTGAGACCTATGAGAGCTTTTCAGACAACTCAGAATGTGTCCAGAGCACCCAGGCGTCATCTTCCAATGCAGGTGGAATGAATAACCCCTCAGAGAGAACCAACATGGTCTCCTCCATAGAGGAGACAGCCTCCACTAGCCCCAGCGTTGATATTGCGGATG AAATTCCTCTGGTAGAAGATGGAACCGATGAGAGCTGA
- the LOC121693704 gene encoding complement component C1q receptor, whose amino-acid sequence MLSLLLLCPIFVACKVHSPPTATVCTPKACFTWYSEGLSFHETADKCKDLGGDIATIRDQSELSEVEFVVSQLSEKDIKFWIGLRLPKSHCTLPILNLKGFKWISGAEDSQYSNWEKDPENTCTAERCVVVQRSSSLDLKWIDTSCKTKHFYLCRFYFKGTCPTLSVMGPSTVSYTVPFSASPLNQDSGFARWPHGTFAEILCDSGQFNDMICKENDGVFAWTSPGPFCNDRKTSCENVKRGCEHFCVAEEAGVHCGCNDGYQLGDDGISCILKNYCLSAPCKYNCLTNTSGFVCVCPDGFQLAADQISCVDIDECTVSPPCGEHICRNTNGSYTCQCREGFTSADGQCQDVDECTQSICHQGCLNSLGSFSCYCSAGFKSLDGGLSCVDIDECLDLKTNRCEDKCRNTVGSYMCSCRPNFKLAGNGISCIAEKSGVSSEHTQDPKVTQSPFQVPQVTADPVVTYSPTSTSKNPPNHSITHAPFGDLSNTSDTVYKAPVVNSWVLVCVLASVIPLIILIFLTVVIVICRCNRSKSHKKKPSPTADSYCWVSSGLGPMPEKIHDMT is encoded by the coding sequence ATGTTGTCGTTGCTTTTACTGTGCCCCATTTTTGTTGCGTGTAAAGTACACTCTCCTCCAACGGCAACCGTTTGCACTCCAAAGGCTTGCTTCACTTGGTATAGTGAGGGACTTTCGTTTCATGAGACTGCAGACAAGTGTAAGGACCTCGGAGGCGACATAGCCACTATTCGAGATCAATCTGAATTAAGTGAAGTGGAATTCGTTGTCTCACAGCTCAGCGAAAAAGACATCAAGTTTTGGATCGGACTTCGGCTACCAAAAAGTCACTGCACCCTGCCCATCTTAAATTTAAAAGGTTTTAAATGGATTTCTGGAGCAGAGGATTCCCAGTATTCTAACTGGGAAAAAGATCCAGAGAACACGTGCACTGCAGAACGTTGCGTTGTAGTTCAGAGATCATCCAGCCTTGACCTCAAGTGGATTGACACGTcttgcaaaacaaaacatttttactTGTGTCGCTTTTATTTCAAAGGAACGTGTCCAACCCTTTCGGTGATGGGACCCTCAACTGTAAGTTACACTGTCCCCTTTTCGGCCTCTCCTCTTAATCAAGACAGTGGCTTTGCTCGTTGGCCGCATGGGACATTTGCTGAGATATTATGTGATTCTGGTCAGTTTAATGATATGATTTGTAAAGAAAATGACGGTGTTTTTGCATGGACATCTCCGGGTCCGTTCTGCAATGATCGGAAAACAAGCTGTGAGAACGTGAAAAGAGGATGTGAACATTTTTGTGTTGCAGAAGAAGCAGGAGTTCACTGTGGGTGCAATGACGGGTATCAACTGGGTGATGATGGAATCTCATGCATCCTTAAAAATTATTGCCTGTCTGCACCATGTAAATACAACTGCCTCACTAACACCTCGGGattcgtgtgtgtctgtccagatGGATTCCAATTGGCAGCAGATCAGATCAGCTGTGTTGATATCGATGAGTGTACTGTGTCACCTCCATGCGGTGAGCACATATGCCGTAATACCAATGGAAGTTACACCTGTCAGTGTAGAGAGGGCTTTACTTCAGCCGATGGGCAGTGTCAAGATGTCGACGAGTGTACCCAGTCAATATGTCATCAAGGTTGCCTGAATTCTTTAGGGTCCTTCTCCTGTTACTGTTCCGCAGGGTTCAAGTCATTGGACGggggtttgtcatgtgttgacaTTGACGAATGTCTCGATCTGAAGACAAATCGTTGTGAAGATAAATGTAGAAATACCGTGGGGAGTTATATGTGCTCTTGCAGACCAAATTTTAAATTGGCGGGCAATGGAATATCTTGCATCGCCGAAAAGTCTGGAGTTTCCAGTGAGCATACACAAGACCCCAAGGTCACACAGAGTCCATTTCAAGTACCACAGGTTACAGCTGACCCAGTGGTTACTTATTCACCAACCTCTACTTCCAAAAATCCACCCAACCACTCCATTACGCACGCACCATTTGGAGATCTTAGCAACACAAGTGACACTGTATATAAAGCACCAGTCGTTAATTCGTGGGTGCTGGTCTGTGTTTTAGCATCAGTCATACCGCTCATTATTTTAATTTTTCTGACTGTTGTTATCGTCATTTGCCGCTGTAATCGTTCTAAGAGCCATAAGAAGAAGCCAAGCCCAACGGCGGACAGTTATTGTTGGGTGTCCTCTGGTCTTGGACCAATGCCAGAGAAaatacatgacatgacatga
- the LOC121693628 gene encoding complement component C1q receptor produces the protein MELFRFSVRLTFFIALFLSSDGVPRNCTCNNKVCKAAFKFSSDFQTSKQLCQDMGGQLITVPSKAASDLVRDLLMDMHGDFWIGLRLPDLQCTNDMSPLKGYIWTSGSQTTEFTNWGSKETVCAPSCVSISADLTWTEKLCKVQSDGLLCENVPEDVCFDFKLEEPEYSIFYYDTNGCLSGACEHHCTGVDHGFKCSCFPNFVINRKDQRRCVIKCTSESCAADCVGTSCSCPDGYILDQENVCVDIDECEQGSCHDAHCFNTLGDYECSCRNGFRLVGKDRCVKSDESDLLPNIDLLTNSVIHTPSVNYTTGHASAGASGKFIGIILLILVGIVAVMFFVRYWKQKMDEPNISSTSDRDCMQSSYS, from the coding sequence ATGGAATTATTTCGTTTTTCAGTTAGGCTGACTTTTTTCATTGCGTTGTTTCTTTCGAGTGATGGTGTACCACGAAATTGCACTTGTAACAATAAGGTGTGCAAAGCTGCTTTTAAGTTTTCTTCAGATTTCCAGACATCTAAACAACTATGCCAAGATATGGGAGGCCAACTAATAACAGTGCCATCGAAGGCTGCGAGTGATCTTGTTAGAGACTTGCTCATGGATATGCACGGGGATTTCTGGATAGGTCTGCGTCTTCCCGACTTGCAATGTACAAATGATATGTCGCCCTTGAAAGGGTACATCTGGACATCTGGCTCGCAAACCACGGAGTTTACTAATTGGGGAAGCAAAGAGACGGTGTGCGCTCCAAGTTGCGTATCTATCTCTGCTGACCTAACATGGACTGAGAAACTGTGTAAGGTCCAAAGCGATGGGTTATTGTGTGAAAATGTCCCGGAAGACGTTTGCTTTGACTTTAAATTGGAGGAACCGGAGTACAGTATCTTCTACTATGACACCAATGGCTGTCTATCAGGCGCGTGTGAACATCATTGCACTGGGGTAGATCATGGGTTTAAGTGTTCGTGTTTTCCGAACTTTGTAATCAACAGGAAAGATCAAAGGCGATGTGTAATTAAATGTACTTCAGAAAGCTGCGCTGCGGATTGTGTGGGCACGTCCTGCTCTTGCCCGGATGGTTACATATTGGATCAAGAAAATGTTTGTGTGGATATCGATGAATGTGAACAAGGCAGTTGTCATGATGCCCATTGTTTTAATACACTCGGTGATTACGAGTGTTCATGCAGAAATGGTTTCAGACTTGTGGGCAAGGATAGATGCGTCAAGTCTGATGAGAGTGACTTGTTACCTAATATTGACTTGTTAACTAATAGTGTCATTCACACACCGTCTGTAAATTACACTACGGGCCATGCATCTGCAGGAGCCTCAGGCAagttcattggtatcatacttTTGATCTTGGTGGGCATTGTCGCAGTTATGTTTTTTGTACGTTACTGGAAACAAAAAATGGATGAGCCCAACATCAGTTCAACATCTGATAGAGACTGTATGCAAAGTAGTTATAGCTGA